From Anopheles darlingi chromosome 2, idAnoDarlMG_H_01, whole genome shotgun sequence, the proteins below share one genomic window:
- the LOC125951889 gene encoding uncharacterized protein LOC125951889 isoform X1, which produces MGNSNFPSGSKSSDAPSIPEGVQVEGKEAAESTGPEISRLTMANAERGTDQADRGMRKEYFNNGGAGKFLPPVFKLLELAIAIVCIGLIDDPAHNSRLRVFISTRTVALAYGTFVTFLIFSVIYLFGKVVRDNFPWKLSSLLNLTGFILYLATAACILNDWSETKNRNIWPPNTQRMDFLCGAGSVSVIGAVFYLLDLIITARLGMKGEIE; this is translated from the exons ATGGGCAACTCTAACTTTCCAAGTGGTTCCAAGAGCAGCGATGCTCCATCCATTCCGGAGGGTGTTCAAGTCGAGGGAAAGGAGGCAGCCGAATCGACAGGGCCCG AAATCTCGAGACTCACGATGGCAAATGCAGAGCGCGGTACAGACCAAGCCGACCGTGGCATGCGGAAGGAGTACTTCAACAACGGTGGTGCGGGCAAGTTTCTGCCACCGGTCTTcaagctgctcgagctg GCTATCGCGATCGTATGCATTGGATTGATCGATGATCCTGCCCACAACTCACGGCTCCGAGTGTTCATCTCAACCCGAACCGTCGCCCTGGCCTACGGTACCTTCGTTACGTTCCTCATCTTCTCGGTGATCTATCTCTTCGGAAAGGTCGTACGCGACAA CTTCCCATGGAAATTGAGCTCATTGTTGAACTTGACCGGTTTCATCCTGTACCTGGCGACGGCCGCCTGTATCTTGAACGACTGGTCCGAGACGAAGAACCGCAACATTTGGCCACCAAACACTCAGAG AATGGATTTCTTGTGCGGCGCCGGATCGGTATCCGTGATCGGGGCCGTGTTTTATCTGCTCGATCTGATCATCACCGCGCGGCTGGGAATGAAGGGAGAGATTGAGTAG
- the LOC125951889 gene encoding uncharacterized protein LOC125951889 isoform X2: MANAERGTDQADRGMRKEYFNNGGAGKFLPPVFKLLELAIAIVCIGLIDDPAHNSRLRVFISTRTVALAYGTFVTFLIFSVIYLFGKVVRDNFPWKLSSLLNLTGFILYLATAACILNDWSETKNRNIWPPNTQRMDFLCGAGSVSVIGAVFYLLDLIITARLGMKGEIE; encoded by the exons ATGGCAAATGCAGAGCGCGGTACAGACCAAGCCGACCGTGGCATGCGGAAGGAGTACTTCAACAACGGTGGTGCGGGCAAGTTTCTGCCACCGGTCTTcaagctgctcgagctg GCTATCGCGATCGTATGCATTGGATTGATCGATGATCCTGCCCACAACTCACGGCTCCGAGTGTTCATCTCAACCCGAACCGTCGCCCTGGCCTACGGTACCTTCGTTACGTTCCTCATCTTCTCGGTGATCTATCTCTTCGGAAAGGTCGTACGCGACAA CTTCCCATGGAAATTGAGCTCATTGTTGAACTTGACCGGTTTCATCCTGTACCTGGCGACGGCCGCCTGTATCTTGAACGACTGGTCCGAGACGAAGAACCGCAACATTTGGCCACCAAACACTCAGAG AATGGATTTCTTGTGCGGCGCCGGATCGGTATCCGTGATCGGGGCCGTGTTTTATCTGCTCGATCTGATCATCACCGCGCGGCTGGGAATGAAGGGAGAGATTGAGTAG
- the LOC125951874 gene encoding ecdysone 20-monooxygenase isoform X2 — protein sequence MSVTIVLFYTFVTLFMFLSYNPKPKKIIESIRSFLLHLLQLNGVPGEDGTQHCTTTVPTAHSPAAIPQQPMMSGGESEELTPTVKSIWDIPGPRRLPFGIGTKWLYFTGRQRYSKVHEAFLELHQRYGKIVLDVDTVPIVNLFDRADMERVLKYPSRFPFRPPTEIIEAYRRSRPDRFGPTNLINAQGEKWHELRLKLTSGITSRRILQSFIPSVNDICDDFVDLVRRQRAEDGTIRNFQDIANSVGLEIICCLVLGRRMGYLTTDKRNERFIRLAEAVKESFVYISQSYYGFKLWKYVPTGLYRNFVRCEEIIYDTIAEIVYEALEEEQHNCPDNDVKHIFISILQTEGLETKEKISGIIDLITSAIETLSNTLSFLLHNLSQSAEHQRAIAHEFGHCTKNITNDDLVAARFTKACIQESYRISPTTPCLARILEEDFQLSGYHLKAGTLVLCHTRIACQSEENFHQADRFKPERWLDQRDENDNVCKRQEPGAGIVLPFGTGRRMCPGQKIVDIELTLLVAKIFQNFEIEYLSPLDTQFQFLLAPRTPIEIRFRDRA from the exons ATGTCGGTCACGATAGTGCTGTTTTACACGTTCGTCACGCTCTTCATGTTTCTGTCCTACAatccgaagccgaagaaaaTCATCGAATCGATCCGAAGCTTCCTGTTGCATCTACTTCAGCTCAACGGTGTCCCGGGTGAGGATGGGACGCAGCACTGCACCACAACGGTGCCCACGGCACACTCGCCAGCCGCCATCCCACAGCAACCGATGATGAGCGGTGGTGAGTCGGAGGAGCTCACACCGACAGTCAAATCCATCTGGGACATTCCGGGACCACGCCGGTTACCCTTCGGTATCGGTACCAAGTGGCTGTACTTTACGGGCCGCCAACGCTACTCGAAGGTCCACGAAGCCTTTCTCGAGCTGCACCAACGTTACGGGAAGATCGTGCTCGACGTCGACACGGTCCCGATCGTGAACCTGTTCGATCGTGCCGACATGGAACGGGTGCTCAAGTACCCGAGCCGTTTCCCCTTCCGGCCACCAACGGAAATCATCGAAGCGTATCGTCGCAGTCGCCCGGATCGGTTCGGTCCAACGAATTTGATCAACGC GCAGGGCGAGAAATGGCACGAGTTGCGGCTGAAGCTGACCTCGGGCATCACATCGCGACGCATCCTGCAATCGTTCATACCCTCGGTGAACGATATCTGTGACGATTTCGTCGATCTGGTGCGCCGCCAGCGGGCCGAAGATGGCACGATCCGTAACTTCCAGGACATTGCCAACTCGGTTGGCTTGGAGA TTATCTGCTGTCTGGTGCTGGGACGACGCATGGGCTATTTGACGACGGATAAACGGAACGAGCGATTCATACGACTCGCCGAAGCCGTCAAGGAGTCGTTCGTCTACATCAGTCAAAGCTACTACGGCTTCAAGCTGTGGAAGTACGTGCCAACGGGCCTCTATCGCAACTTTGTCCGCTGTGAGGAGATCATTTACGA CACCATTGCGGAGATTGTGTATGAAGCGCTCGAGGAGGAGCAACACAACTGTCCGGATAACGATGTGAAGCACATCTTCATCAGCATCCTGCAGACGGAGGGATTGGAAACGAAGGAGAAGATATCGGGCATCATCGACCTTATCACCAGTGCCATAGAAACG CTTTCCAACACCTTATCCTTCCTGCTGCACAATCTGAGCCAATCGGCGGAACATCAGCGAGCGATCGCGCACGAGTTTGGCCACTGTACGAAGAACATCACGAACGATGATCTTGTGGCGGCCCGGTTCACCAAAGCCTGCATCCAGGAGTCGTACCGGATCTCTCCGACGACACCCTGTTTGGCGCGCATCCTCGAGGAAGACTTTCAGCTATCCGGATACCATCTAAAGGCCGGT acgctcGTCCTGTGCCATACCCGGATTGCGTGCCAGAGTGAGGAAAACTTCCACCAGGCCGACCGCTTCAAGCCGGAACGGTGGCTCGATCAGAGGGATGAGAACGATAACGTGTGCAAGCGGCAGGAACCGGGTGCCGGGATCGTCTTACCGTTCGGTACCGGGCGACGCATGTGCCCCGGGCAGAAGATTGTCGACATTGAGCTGACGTTGCTGGTAGCGAAG ATCTTCCAAAACTTCGAGATCGAGTACCTTAGTCCGCTCGATACGCAGTTCCAGTTTTTGCTGGCACCGCGAACACCGATCGAGATAAGGTTCCGTGATCGAGCCTAG
- the LOC125951870 gene encoding kinesin-like protein KIF3A, with amino-acid sequence MPEEALKNEGEIENVRVVVRIRPMDKNELDAGCQNVIKVDKANRSVTVVKPTANSSEPPKVYYFDNVFGEDSTQIDLYVDTARPIVDKVLEGYNGTILAYGQTGTGKTYTMSGNADSPQTKGIIPNTFAHIFGHIARGKENQKFLVRVSYMEIYNEEVRDLLGKELNKSLEVKERADIGVFVKDLSGYVVHNADDLDNIMKLGNKNRVVGATKMNSESSRSHAIFSITIESSETDEAGRQYVRMGKLQLVDLAGSERQSKTQSSGLRLKEATKINLSLSVLGNVISALVDGKSTHIPYRNSKLTRLLQDSLGGNSKTVMCASISPADSNYVETISTLRYACRAKSIENLAHINEEPKDALLRHFQEEIEELKRQLEEGVFHQGIESGEDEDDGEGEDDEEEEEEEEDEGAGVEESERAREERERERQERKEKRRKERARERKEKSDAEKELLEKKAMENQQEIKKAKSEQDQLRAKLSSLENKILVGGENLLEKAVEQELLLENSITELEQRTKTERELKENLEKIEAERIDIEERYSSLQEECVGKTKKLQRVMSMLMSIKSELADQQQEQQREKEGIYENIRSLSRELALCELVINSYIPKEYQSMIEKFTHWNEDIGEWQLKCVAYTGNNMRKNVPEPKVNTKETDLIDLSHVYLSYSTDSVVEPMRAKTARPRTSGIARPTTARKYY; translated from the exons ATGCCG GAAGAAGCGCTAAAAAATGAAGGCGAAATCGAGAACGTTCGAGTTGTGGTGCGGATCCGTCCGATGGACAAAAATGAGCTCGATGCAGGCTGCCAGAACGTTATCAAAGTGGATAAAGCGAACCGCAGCGTAACCGTCGTGAAGCCCACAGCTAACTCCAGCGAGCCACCCAAGGTTTACTATTTCGATAACGTTTTCGGCGAAGATTCGACACAG ATCGATCTGTATGTGGACACGGCCCGCCCGATCGTCGATAAGGTGCTGGAGGGATACAATGGCACCATTCTGGCGTATGGTCAGACCGGTACCGGCAAGACGTACACGATGTCCGGTAATGCCGATTCGCCGCAGACGAAGGGCATCATTCCGAACACGTTCGCCCACATCTTCGGTCATATTGCGCGGGGTAAGGAAAACCAAAAGTTCTTGGTGCGCGTTAGCTACATGGAGATCTACAACGAGGAGGTGCGCGATCTGCTCGGCAAGGAGCTCAACAAGAGTCTGGAGGTTAAGGAGCGAGCCGATATCGGTGTGTTCGTGAAGGACCTAAGCGGCTACGTCGTGCACAATGCCGACGATCTGGACAACATCATGAAGCTGGGCAACAAGAACCGGGTGGTCGGTGCCACGAAGATGAACTCGGAATCATCCCGCTCGCACGCGATCttctcgatcacgatcgagtCGAGCGAAACCGACGAGGCGGGTCGACAGTACGTGCGAATGGGCAAGCTACAGCTGGTCGATCTGGCCGGTTCGGAGCGGCAGAGCAAAACGCAATCGTCCGGGCTGCGATTGAAGGAGGCTACCAAGATCAATCTGTCGTTGTCGGTACTGGGCAACGTGATCAGTGCGCTGGTCGATGGCAAAAGTACGCACATTCCGTACCGTAATTCAAAGCTGACGCGCCTCCTGCAGGACTCACTCGGTGGCAACAGCAAGACGGTGATGTGTGCCAGCATTAGCCCGGCCGACTCGAACTATGTCGAGACGATCTCCACGCTACGTTATGCGTGCCGTGCGAAGAGCATCGAGAATTTGGCCCATATTAACGAGGAACCAAAGGATGCCCTTCTACGTCACTTCCAGGAGGAAATCGAGGAACTTAAGCGCCAGCTGGAGGAAGGTGTTTTCCACCAGGGTATCGAGAGTGGTGAAGACGAGGATGACGGTGAAGGGgaggacgatgaagaggaagaggaggaagaagaggatgaggGTGCAGGGGTGGAGGAGAGTGAACGTGCTCGTGAGGAGCGGGAACGGGAGCGCcaggagcgaaaggaaaagcgtCGTAAGGAACGGGCCCGCGAACGCAAGGAGAAGAGTGACGCCGAGAAGGAACTGTTGGAGAAAAAGGCTATGGAGAACCAGCAAGAGATCAAGAAAGCCAA aTCGGAACAGGATCAGCTACGGGCTAAGTTGTCCTCACTGGAGAACAAGATCCTGGTCGGTGGTGAGAATCTGCTGGAGAAAGCGGTCGAGCAGGAACTGCTGTTAGAAAACTCGATCACCGAGCTAGAACAGCGCACCAAGACGGAGCGTGAGTTGAAGGAAAATCTGGAAAAGATTGAAGCCGAGCGGATCGATATCGAAGAGCGGTATAGTTCGCTACAGGAAGAGTGCGTTGGTAAGACAAAGAAGCTGCAGCGCGTCATGTCGATGCTGATGAGCATCAAGTCCGAGCtagcagaccagcagcaggagcaacaacGGGAGAAGGAAGGTATCTATGAGAATATTCGTAGCCTTTCCCGGGAGCTAGCTCTCTGTGAGCTGGTCATTAATTCATACATTCCCAAGGAGTATCAG AGCATGATCGAGAAGTTTACGCACTGGAATGAGGATATCGGCGAGTGGCAGCTGAAATGCGTCGCCTACACTGGCAATAACATGCGCAAGAACGTGCCGGAACCAAAGGTCAACACCAAAGAGACAGATCTGATCGACCTGTCACACGTGTATCTCAGCTACAGCACTGACTCGGTTGTGGAACCGATGCGTGCTAAGACGGCTCGACCGCGCACGTCCGGCATAGCACGCCCCACCACGGCTAGGAAGTATTACTAG
- the LOC125951874 gene encoding ecdysone 20-monooxygenase isoform X1: MDCWCTEPHDRTMSVTIVLFYTFVTLFMFLSYNPKPKKIIESIRSFLLHLLQLNGVPGEDGTQHCTTTVPTAHSPAAIPQQPMMSGGESEELTPTVKSIWDIPGPRRLPFGIGTKWLYFTGRQRYSKVHEAFLELHQRYGKIVLDVDTVPIVNLFDRADMERVLKYPSRFPFRPPTEIIEAYRRSRPDRFGPTNLINAQGEKWHELRLKLTSGITSRRILQSFIPSVNDICDDFVDLVRRQRAEDGTIRNFQDIANSVGLEIICCLVLGRRMGYLTTDKRNERFIRLAEAVKESFVYISQSYYGFKLWKYVPTGLYRNFVRCEEIIYDTIAEIVYEALEEEQHNCPDNDVKHIFISILQTEGLETKEKISGIIDLITSAIETLSNTLSFLLHNLSQSAEHQRAIAHEFGHCTKNITNDDLVAARFTKACIQESYRISPTTPCLARILEEDFQLSGYHLKAGTLVLCHTRIACQSEENFHQADRFKPERWLDQRDENDNVCKRQEPGAGIVLPFGTGRRMCPGQKIVDIELTLLVAKIFQNFEIEYLSPLDTQFQFLLAPRTPIEIRFRDRA, from the exons ATGG ACTGCTGGTGCACCGAACCGCACGATCGAACCATGTCGGTCACGATAGTGCTGTTTTACACGTTCGTCACGCTCTTCATGTTTCTGTCCTACAatccgaagccgaagaaaaTCATCGAATCGATCCGAAGCTTCCTGTTGCATCTACTTCAGCTCAACGGTGTCCCGGGTGAGGATGGGACGCAGCACTGCACCACAACGGTGCCCACGGCACACTCGCCAGCCGCCATCCCACAGCAACCGATGATGAGCGGTGGTGAGTCGGAGGAGCTCACACCGACAGTCAAATCCATCTGGGACATTCCGGGACCACGCCGGTTACCCTTCGGTATCGGTACCAAGTGGCTGTACTTTACGGGCCGCCAACGCTACTCGAAGGTCCACGAAGCCTTTCTCGAGCTGCACCAACGTTACGGGAAGATCGTGCTCGACGTCGACACGGTCCCGATCGTGAACCTGTTCGATCGTGCCGACATGGAACGGGTGCTCAAGTACCCGAGCCGTTTCCCCTTCCGGCCACCAACGGAAATCATCGAAGCGTATCGTCGCAGTCGCCCGGATCGGTTCGGTCCAACGAATTTGATCAACGC GCAGGGCGAGAAATGGCACGAGTTGCGGCTGAAGCTGACCTCGGGCATCACATCGCGACGCATCCTGCAATCGTTCATACCCTCGGTGAACGATATCTGTGACGATTTCGTCGATCTGGTGCGCCGCCAGCGGGCCGAAGATGGCACGATCCGTAACTTCCAGGACATTGCCAACTCGGTTGGCTTGGAGA TTATCTGCTGTCTGGTGCTGGGACGACGCATGGGCTATTTGACGACGGATAAACGGAACGAGCGATTCATACGACTCGCCGAAGCCGTCAAGGAGTCGTTCGTCTACATCAGTCAAAGCTACTACGGCTTCAAGCTGTGGAAGTACGTGCCAACGGGCCTCTATCGCAACTTTGTCCGCTGTGAGGAGATCATTTACGA CACCATTGCGGAGATTGTGTATGAAGCGCTCGAGGAGGAGCAACACAACTGTCCGGATAACGATGTGAAGCACATCTTCATCAGCATCCTGCAGACGGAGGGATTGGAAACGAAGGAGAAGATATCGGGCATCATCGACCTTATCACCAGTGCCATAGAAACG CTTTCCAACACCTTATCCTTCCTGCTGCACAATCTGAGCCAATCGGCGGAACATCAGCGAGCGATCGCGCACGAGTTTGGCCACTGTACGAAGAACATCACGAACGATGATCTTGTGGCGGCCCGGTTCACCAAAGCCTGCATCCAGGAGTCGTACCGGATCTCTCCGACGACACCCTGTTTGGCGCGCATCCTCGAGGAAGACTTTCAGCTATCCGGATACCATCTAAAGGCCGGT acgctcGTCCTGTGCCATACCCGGATTGCGTGCCAGAGTGAGGAAAACTTCCACCAGGCCGACCGCTTCAAGCCGGAACGGTGGCTCGATCAGAGGGATGAGAACGATAACGTGTGCAAGCGGCAGGAACCGGGTGCCGGGATCGTCTTACCGTTCGGTACCGGGCGACGCATGTGCCCCGGGCAGAAGATTGTCGACATTGAGCTGACGTTGCTGGTAGCGAAG ATCTTCCAAAACTTCGAGATCGAGTACCTTAGTCCGCTCGATACGCAGTTCCAGTTTTTGCTGGCACCGCGAACACCGATCGAGATAAGGTTCCGTGATCGAGCCTAG